Proteins encoded within one genomic window of Citrobacter amalonaticus Y19:
- a CDS encoding TolC family outer membrane protein translates to MGKRPLTFWWLVGNLCAVPAIAAGETPRIAPQQWVEQQELPALDGPMPLSGDSAAPGELTLSQAVNRAVSWHPSIAEVVGKLYAQIQQVDVAKAKYYPQVNAGMNNGYTNSYSDSGFSPSLVLSLSQMLYDFGKVASQVRAENAGVAQEQANVLVSIDTVSHETATAIVQVQTWQQMVAVAKEQLDALSAIGRLANQRNDEGASSLSDVVQTDARIEGARSQLVQYQANLESSQSTLMTWLGWKNLNAISNEFPQKLSRSCELAKPDDKLVPSVLAAWAQANIAQANLDYANAQMTPTVSLEPEVRRYLNDNYAGHESVDRTQYSAWVKVEMPIYQGGGLTARRNAASHAVESAQSAIQRTRLDVRKKLLADRSEAMNLATSLQIQKRQETLSERTRELYQQQYLDLGSRPLLDVLNAEQEVYQARFAQLQTESQLHQLQLNCLYNTGQMRQAFGLENRTIQSVEIQP, encoded by the coding sequence ATGGGAAAACGACCGCTTACATTCTGGTGGCTGGTGGGAAACCTGTGCGCTGTCCCCGCTATCGCGGCCGGGGAGACGCCCCGCATCGCCCCGCAACAGTGGGTTGAACAACAGGAACTACCCGCGCTTGATGGCCCGATGCCGCTGAGCGGCGACAGCGCCGCCCCCGGCGAACTGACCCTCTCTCAGGCGGTCAATCGCGCCGTCAGCTGGCATCCGTCGATCGCGGAAGTGGTCGGCAAACTGTACGCCCAAATCCAGCAGGTCGATGTCGCAAAAGCCAAATACTATCCGCAGGTTAACGCCGGGATGAACAACGGTTATACCAACAGCTATTCCGACAGCGGATTTAGCCCATCGCTGGTGCTGTCACTGTCGCAAATGCTCTATGACTTTGGCAAAGTCGCAAGCCAGGTGCGGGCAGAAAATGCCGGTGTGGCGCAGGAACAGGCCAACGTGCTGGTGAGCATTGATACGGTCAGTCATGAAACGGCGACCGCTATCGTGCAGGTGCAGACCTGGCAACAGATGGTGGCGGTGGCAAAAGAGCAACTGGATGCCCTGAGCGCCATTGGCAGGCTGGCGAATCAGCGCAACGACGAAGGCGCCAGCTCGCTATCGGACGTGGTGCAAACCGATGCGCGTATCGAAGGCGCGCGCTCCCAGCTCGTGCAATATCAGGCCAACCTTGAAAGCTCGCAGTCGACGCTCATGACCTGGCTGGGCTGGAAAAACCTCAACGCCATCAGTAACGAGTTCCCGCAAAAGCTGAGTCGCAGTTGCGAACTGGCAAAGCCAGACGACAAGCTGGTGCCTTCCGTGCTCGCCGCCTGGGCGCAGGCTAACATCGCCCAGGCCAACCTCGACTACGCCAACGCGCAAATGACGCCGACGGTTTCGCTGGAGCCGGAGGTGCGGCGCTATCTCAACGATAACTACGCCGGGCATGAGTCCGTTGATCGCACCCAGTATTCGGCGTGGGTGAAAGTAGAGATGCCCATTTATCAGGGCGGAGGCTTAACCGCCCGTCGCAACGCCGCCAGCCACGCGGTGGAATCCGCCCAGTCGGCAATCCAGCGTACCCGGCTGGACGTGCGCAAGAAGCTGCTTGCGGATCGCAGTGAAGCGATGAACCTGGCGACCTCGTTACAGATCCAGAAGCGTCAGGAGACGTTGAGCGAGCGGACGCGCGAACTGTATCAACAGCAGTATCTCGACCTCGGCTCCCGACCGCTTCTCGACGTGCTTAACGCCGAGCAGGAGGTCTATCAGGCGCGCTTCGCACAGCTACAGACGGAGAGTCAGTTGCATCAACTGCAGCTTAACTGTCTGTACAACACCGGTCAGATGCGCCAGGCCTTTGGTCTGGAAAACCGCACGATCCAGTCAGTGGAGATCCAGCCATGA
- a CDS encoding type I secretion system permease/ATPase gives MTHADIPGDERITAPALANWARAMSHIAAHYRIACSPGALQASAPWFKDKPMPQALSQLARQAGLSFEPLAPTEQSLTRWRLPVVIQLQDGELVLVEQFDGEDQLDVCFINGELQRNRVSLRDLLPTIRFIIAFRPLSAVKDRRVDAYISRFKPDWLKSLVLKDLRPYGPVMLAALLINILSLSGIIFSMQVYDRVIPAQSWPSLYVLAAGVLIAMLFGFLLRLARGHVMDLLGKRADMRVSDRVFSHALRLRNSAIPRSTGSFISQLRELEQIREMVTSSTISTIVDLPFFFLFIVVLAIIAPPLAWIAPVAALLMILPGLLLQKKLAELANQSAHEATLRNAVLVESVQGLEDIKLMQAENRFLQQWNSYIRITAESGLRTRELSQGLINWGVTVQGLVYAAMVMFGAPLVIEGTLTTGSVVAASMLGSRMIAPMGNLCGVLARWQQVKAAKKGLDSIMELPTETQRDETLVHQEIFHGHYLFENAQFRYHSEDQRVPLRINRLEIAAGERIAVLGRNGAGKSTLLQALAGGVELVEGDARLDNLSLTHIDMADLRRNVGLLSQNARLFFGTLRENLTLGAPHASDDEIFTVLEICGAANFVKRLPKGLDHPIMEGGNGLSGGQRQSIMLARMLLRAPNIVLLDEPTASLDEHSEREFIQRLGQWLGNRTLVVATHRVPVLELVERVVVLKEGQLVMDAPKAQALGQSRMAAQANTREWKNENQSA, from the coding sequence ATGACCCACGCCGACATCCCTGGCGACGAACGCATCACCGCACCGGCGCTGGCTAACTGGGCGCGGGCGATGAGCCATATCGCCGCCCATTATCGTATTGCCTGTTCTCCCGGCGCGTTACAGGCAAGCGCCCCGTGGTTCAAAGATAAACCAATGCCGCAGGCGCTCAGTCAACTGGCCCGCCAGGCCGGACTCTCATTTGAGCCGCTGGCCCCCACGGAACAATCGCTCACCCGCTGGCGTCTGCCGGTGGTGATCCAGCTCCAGGACGGTGAACTGGTGCTGGTAGAACAGTTTGATGGCGAAGACCAGCTTGACGTCTGTTTTATCAACGGCGAACTGCAGCGCAACCGGGTTTCTCTGCGCGATCTGCTGCCGACGATCCGTTTCATCATCGCCTTCCGCCCCCTTTCCGCCGTGAAAGACCGCCGGGTGGACGCCTACATCTCACGTTTCAAACCCGACTGGCTGAAAAGTCTGGTGCTGAAAGATCTGCGCCCCTATGGCCCGGTGATGCTGGCGGCGCTGCTGATCAACATCCTGTCGCTTTCCGGGATCATCTTCTCGATGCAGGTGTATGACCGGGTGATCCCCGCGCAGTCGTGGCCGTCGCTGTACGTGCTCGCCGCTGGTGTATTGATAGCCATGCTGTTCGGTTTTCTGCTGCGACTCGCCCGCGGTCACGTTATGGATCTGTTGGGTAAACGTGCCGATATGCGGGTGTCGGATCGCGTATTCAGCCACGCGCTGCGCCTGCGCAACAGCGCGATCCCGCGTTCTACCGGCAGCTTTATTTCGCAACTACGCGAGCTGGAGCAGATTCGCGAGATGGTGACCTCCTCGACCATCTCCACCATTGTGGATCTGCCCTTCTTTTTCCTGTTCATCGTGGTGCTGGCGATCATCGCCCCGCCGCTGGCGTGGATCGCTCCGGTCGCCGCGCTGCTGATGATCCTTCCCGGTTTGCTGCTGCAAAAAAAGCTCGCGGAGCTGGCGAATCAGTCGGCGCACGAAGCCACGTTGCGTAACGCCGTGCTGGTCGAAAGCGTTCAGGGGCTGGAGGATATCAAGCTGATGCAGGCGGAGAACCGGTTTCTGCAGCAGTGGAACAGTTATATCCGCATCACCGCCGAGTCCGGGCTGCGCACCCGCGAGTTGTCGCAGGGATTGATCAACTGGGGTGTCACCGTCCAGGGACTGGTTTATGCCGCGATGGTGATGTTTGGCGCCCCGCTGGTGATTGAAGGCACCCTGACAACCGGTTCGGTGGTAGCGGCCTCGATGCTCGGTTCGAGAATGATCGCGCCAATGGGCAATCTGTGCGGCGTACTGGCGCGCTGGCAGCAGGTGAAAGCCGCCAAAAAGGGGCTGGACAGCATTATGGAACTCCCCACCGAGACCCAGCGCGACGAAACGCTGGTGCATCAGGAGATCTTTCACGGCCACTATCTGTTCGAGAACGCGCAGTTTCGCTATCACAGTGAAGACCAGCGAGTGCCGCTGCGCATTAACCGGCTGGAGATTGCCGCCGGTGAACGCATCGCGGTGCTCGGGCGCAACGGTGCGGGCAAATCAACGCTGTTACAAGCGCTGGCAGGCGGTGTGGAACTGGTCGAGGGCGACGCGCGTCTTGATAACCTCAGCCTGACGCACATCGATATGGCCGATTTACGCCGTAATGTCGGTCTTCTCAGCCAGAATGCGCGCCTGTTTTTCGGCACCTTGCGTGAAAACCTGACGCTGGGCGCCCCACATGCCAGCGACGACGAGATTTTTACCGTGCTGGAAATTTGCGGCGCAGCCAATTTCGTGAAACGGCTGCCGAAAGGTCTCGATCACCCGATTATGGAAGGCGGCAACGGGCTATCCGGCGGTCAGCGGCAGTCCATCATGCTCGCCCGCATGCTGCTGCGCGCACCCAATATCGTCCTGCTGGACGAGCCCACCGCCTCGCTGGATGAGCATTCCGAACGCGAGTTTATTCAACGGCTGGGACAGTGGCTTGGCAATCGCACTCTGGTGGTCGCCACCCACCGCGTACCGGTACTTGAGCTGGTCGAACGGGTGGTGGTGCTCAAAGAGGGGCAACTGGTGATGGACGCGCCGAAAGCGCAGGCGCTGGGGCAAAGTCGAATGGCCGCGCAGGCCAACACGCGGGAGTGGAAAAATGAAAACCAGTCAGCCTGA
- a CDS encoding HlyD family efflux transporter periplasmic adaptor subunit: MKTSQPEAPLDALDDSREREFSGASRIIWLTGILCLLLAVWAWFGILDEVSTGTGKVIPSSREQVLQSLDGGILAELMVHEGDQVQAGQVLARMDPTRSESNVGESAARYRASLASSQRLTAEVSDKPLVFSDELNAWPDLLASETRLYTSRRAQLADAQSELKEALTLVNKELAITERLAKSGAASHVEVLRLQRQKSDIGLKLTDLRSQYYVQAREALSKANAEVAMLSAIIKGREDSVTRLTIRSPVRGIVKNIQVTTIGGVIPPNGEMMEIVPVDDHLLIETRLSPRDIAFIHPGQRALVKITAYDYAIYGGLEGVVETISPDTIQDKVKPEIFYYRVFIRTHQDYLQNKLGRRFSIVPGMIATVDIKTGEKTIVDYLIKPFNRAREALRER, translated from the coding sequence ATGAAAACCAGTCAGCCTGAGGCCCCTCTGGACGCGCTCGACGACAGCCGCGAGCGCGAATTTTCGGGTGCCAGCCGCATCATCTGGCTCACCGGTATCTTGTGTCTGCTCCTCGCAGTGTGGGCGTGGTTCGGCATTCTTGATGAGGTTTCGACCGGCACCGGCAAGGTGATCCCCAGTTCACGCGAGCAGGTATTACAGTCGCTCGACGGAGGGATCCTCGCCGAACTGATGGTGCATGAGGGCGATCAGGTCCAGGCGGGACAGGTATTGGCGCGGATGGATCCCACGCGCTCGGAGTCTAACGTTGGCGAGAGCGCGGCCCGCTATCGTGCGTCGCTGGCCTCCAGTCAGCGCCTGACGGCGGAGGTGAGCGACAAGCCGCTGGTCTTTTCTGACGAGCTGAACGCCTGGCCGGATCTGCTCGCCTCGGAAACGCGACTCTATACCAGTCGCCGCGCGCAACTCGCCGATGCGCAATCTGAGCTCAAAGAGGCGCTGACGTTGGTGAATAAAGAGCTGGCGATCACCGAACGACTGGCAAAAAGCGGAGCCGCCAGCCACGTTGAGGTGCTGCGTTTACAGCGGCAAAAAAGCGACATCGGCCTGAAGCTTACGGATTTGCGTTCGCAATATTACGTCCAGGCGCGCGAGGCGCTGTCCAAAGCCAACGCCGAAGTGGCCATGCTCTCGGCCATCATTAAGGGACGCGAAGATTCAGTGACCCGCCTGACCATTCGCTCTCCAGTTCGCGGTATTGTGAAAAACATTCAGGTCACGACCATCGGCGGCGTGATCCCGCCAAACGGCGAGATGATGGAGATCGTGCCAGTTGACGATCATCTGCTGATTGAGACGCGCTTGTCGCCGCGCGATATCGCCTTTATCCACCCCGGTCAGCGCGCGCTGGTCAAAATCACCGCCTACGATTACGCCATCTACGGTGGTCTGGAAGGCGTGGTTGAAACCATCTCGCCGGATACCATTCAGGACAAGGTGAAGCCGGAAATCTTCTACTACCGCGTCTTCATCCGCACCCATCAGGACTATCTGCAAAACAAGCTGGGACGCCGTTTTTCCATCGTACCGGGCATGATTGCGACAGTGGATATAAAAACAGGTGAAAAAACCATCGTCGACTATTTAATCAAACCGTTCAATCGGGCGCGAGAAGCGCTGCGCGAGCGGTAA
- a CDS encoding integrase domain-containing protein — MARITRPLTNNEILKAKPREKDFTLHDGDGLFLLVKTSGKKLWLFRYQRPVSNSRTNLSLGSYPALTLAAARQIRDQHLATLAQGKDPQQQQEQASEQRQIELDSIFSTVAANWFQMKSRSVTEDYAKDIWRSLDKDVFPAIGEIPVQEIKARTIVEALDPIKARGALETVRRLVQRINEIMIYAVNTGLIDANPASGVGMAFEKPKKQNMPTLRPEELPKLMRSLVMSNLSVPTRCLIEWQLLTLVRPSEASGARWKEIDLEEKLWTIPAERMKAKREHIVPLSPQALDILEVMKPISAHREHVFPSRNDPKKAMNSQTANAALKRIGYGGRLVAHGLRSIASTAMNEANFNPDVIEAALAHTDKNEVRRAYNRSTYLVQRRDLIHWWGLFVKQ, encoded by the coding sequence ATGGCGCGCATTACACGCCCCCTCACTAATAACGAGATCCTTAAAGCTAAGCCCCGAGAAAAAGACTTCACTCTCCATGATGGTGACGGCCTGTTCTTACTCGTCAAAACATCTGGAAAAAAACTCTGGCTCTTCCGATACCAGCGTCCTGTAAGTAATAGCCGCACCAATCTGAGTCTCGGTTCATACCCTGCCCTTACGCTCGCAGCAGCTCGCCAAATACGCGACCAACATTTAGCTACGCTCGCGCAGGGGAAGGATCCACAACAGCAGCAAGAACAAGCGTCAGAACAACGCCAGATTGAATTAGACAGCATTTTCTCAACTGTGGCCGCTAACTGGTTCCAGATGAAAAGCAGAAGTGTCACAGAAGATTATGCAAAAGACATCTGGCGTTCTTTGGATAAAGACGTGTTCCCTGCTATTGGTGAGATACCTGTTCAGGAGATAAAGGCCAGAACGATTGTTGAAGCACTTGATCCAATCAAAGCACGAGGGGCACTGGAGACAGTTCGCCGCCTGGTACAGCGCATTAATGAAATAATGATTTATGCGGTTAACACAGGTCTGATTGATGCTAACCCGGCATCAGGTGTTGGAATGGCATTTGAGAAACCCAAAAAGCAAAATATGCCCACGCTACGACCAGAAGAACTGCCGAAACTGATGCGTTCCTTGGTCATGTCGAATCTGTCTGTTCCGACTCGCTGTCTTATTGAATGGCAGCTCCTGACCCTAGTGCGCCCTTCTGAGGCTTCCGGTGCTCGATGGAAAGAGATTGATCTCGAGGAAAAGCTCTGGACGATTCCAGCCGAACGGATGAAGGCTAAGCGGGAACACATAGTTCCTTTATCACCTCAGGCTTTAGATATTTTGGAAGTTATGAAGCCTATCAGTGCTCATCGTGAACATGTTTTTCCCAGTAGAAATGATCCAAAAAAAGCAATGAATAGCCAAACAGCCAATGCCGCTTTGAAACGTATTGGATATGGTGGCAGATTAGTAGCTCATGGCCTGAGATCAATTGCTAGTACTGCTATGAATGAAGCTAATTTCAATCCTGATGTAATTGAAGCAGCTTTAGCTCATACTGATAAAAATGAAGTACGAAGAGCTTATAATCGCTCAACATATCTGGTGCAAAGAAGAGATCTAATACATTGGTGGGGTTTATTTGTAAAACAATAA